gcagtctggtcaggatccatgctgttcgctttcaaagcctattggaattagagaaactgttagcgaccagcatggatccgcgcaggctggtctggatccatgctggttgtaaacccactatgttggttttctcatggcacggcttgtcacaaattgacatacggaccttattttatctgtagtgtaaatgcaggtattgcatcatcttttagtaaaattttgagttattgaagtaaatgtcagatttcacgcataaaatgcctctcatgtttttctgtatttcataacttaaatttccatgtaaatttgattaaattcggttcagtaataagaaagttgatattttataaacttcagtaatttatgtttttatccccaaaaccactataatgggcctcaaattgtcaatttcaatccgcgccaaagtagttagattccccggctatatcgtgaatcccgtggaaatacaaatagtcaagagtttacgcataggccgtgaatcccatgaaatttagtatttggcgggacattaccctttaaatagactggactagatatgccttgcgcacaccaccttccgacattataggcgaatctatgtctgattaatttttcttgctagaaatttatgctcgatcgaggtaagaaatttatttgttagatatttgtatgatttttgcattacgatttttatttggtaaatttttgtgcattctacagaattctgtaacatttacttttcggcatatgattttcagcaagtttcggtatgttaggataatttattaaatttttcagacttttgtaaattatttcgaaagaggaatctaaaatgtttcgtttatataagatgttagatttatattgaaatttgtatcgtgataattgtaaagcactgtttcaaaaacatatgtcaaacattttgttaattatggaacgccattactgcattgtattgttatgtataaatctatatggcaagtctagtaccatgtatgtaatatattattgtaatttgtaattgtgtgccagtctatagcacatctaatgtccgttgtagtgtatggcattagatattatatggatgccaactatgatataacgtttgatttatattgaattttgataatttgtagttgtaaataatagctgcagtttatcatttccgtatctataatgtttcatcatatacttttcatatctttttcatactttaactttagtcttttaagtaagtaatttttgtaataatggaagtaattagtgacgtattttaataatgtgacgtctgaacttagtagcacatatattttgtataagtagcacgtattatttctgggagcctacggaggtatggtgtacccaaaggagcagttttatgccctgacttatttgttttgctatggtgcttaccatttgttatatattttagcttcttccgccagacgattttacctggtgatgtcataacccggaagtacaatgcccgaggttcacttgtcttcactcgcctggatgtgatattcccagcgcagagctttcgtcccatggttgtgccgtaaaccgcaaggacgctgatttttgttatcctctgaagtcagctcaagGATggaatcacctaccaccatagggagccaatacggaatcaacgtattcacggtttaaagggactttatttcaagatacgttttgatattgtttgtgctacttaaagttcgcaattaaattaaagaactgtgacacgtcactttagaatggaactgtaagatcttttgtatccggagatactgaactttgattttttttctttcttataatcagtttttttcatatcatctatgcattgttaataatcatcttatgtaaataaatttgtaaatattgtaaagggtgttgatttgttttgatggttactgtcgccggtacggcctttcctgtcacacgaCTCATATGTCTTTCACGAATGAAGTGAGCGAAAGACATTTCAAAACATGGCGCTCACTCAACTTTTGAGCTAAATCGATCTGAAAACAGCCTATAGTATATGTTACAGTAAAAGTTAAATTGACAAAATGATGGTaaaaaccttacttaaaaaccttGAAATAATGATTACTTCAGATTTACTATAGAATACTGTAAAAATTGCTGGAAAACTCAGCATTACAGATAACTGGAAGTGAAAGATTCCGCGTTAAATCTCAAAATATTCCTGAGAAAATCTGAAGAAATCATGCATATCAGTCTAACATCAAACTAAAAGTGACTAAATTGTCACATAACGATAATGTGACTAATGAACTAAACTGTTTTTCAAATGGAACTTGATTTCAAGAAGATTGACAAAGTCTTTCAGTTCTATCAAATGTCTATCCAAATGTCTAACTGTTCTTTCAACTTAGATATTAGGATCTAGCTTTCTTGAGGCGTTAAAAAGTTTATAATAATAGAATTTCAGGTCttattgtataataaaaacacACATAGATAAATAACAACTGAATGTTGTTATAGTACTTGTGTAATGATTACCAGACCTCAGGACGCTGGGTCTTGAGCCAGAGGTCCTTTTACCAGACACCTGGCCACTTCAAAGTTAGTTCAACTAATTTGACCCGACCCTAGGATATAtcgagatatttttttcatatgggcaatatccccactcgcgtcaaacgccctaagaccaaaatagtggaagaaatttccaatgaaattttcatcgctgctgcTTCTTTGCATGCTATatgtttaaatgccgattatttctcAAATTGGCCATCAAttcaataaaagtaaaatgtatcGAAAGGTGATTCAATTCCGTTTACCAtgtaaacacaaaaatatgcgcaagcaataaaaccaataattttacatgactgtgtattgTGATTTATCCTCCTTTATTTTTAGTCCATTAGTTTAGCGGTAAACTTAGATTGCAAGTCACAAATATACAACAATCTGAACGTCATTTTTTTGACTATGTAATCTGGTAATATGATCTGCTATTCATATGCATCAAAATGATGCATTGATACTTCTTTAATATCTAACGAACTGTGAAGGAAAACTATGTATTTACCTCCAATGACTTTCTTTTTTTCACTTCTGGTGCAGAATCATGCGGAACGGTTTGTAACTGAACTTTTCGCTTTGCTTCCGAAACAGAGGTTACTAATGAAGGTATAGCTTCTTTCCTTAGTCTTACAAGACACGAGGTCTGTCCCACTGATTTAAGAAGGGCTGGACTCCTTTCAAACTGTTTTTCATCGAAATGAATTTCACACATTCTTGCCGACTTGGCAACTTCGCTTCTCCCAATGAAATTCAACCACTTAGTCCTTAGATCTGGCACCTTAGGAAACAAATGGAGTGAAATTCCATTTCTGCGAGTCGCCCCACAGCCTTCAAGAACACATTTAGCCATTAATTTCCTAAATAATCTAATTTTTCCACAGAGTTGATCAGTTGGTCAGTAGCAATAGCGTTTCCCgtaataaaaatacaatatggCGCGGGTTAAAGGTCGCATGATACGTTTTCAGCCAATCAACGAGTATGAACAGATGACGTCATCTGTGCATGGTCAAGGGAAGTAAGTCAGTCAGGATTTCTCGCACCTGGGCACGACagcaataaaaatgtcattaaaagcaacaaaaacaaaaccccaTGTTCTGATGTAAGCTTTTTATTACATTATCATGCCGTGatcaaaaatatatgttaaaatcagtttgttttttttttcgatcttATGACCTTTAACTACAATTATAACTTCACAGATTGCTTATTCCTCGCCCAGCGTTGACGTGTAAATATCTTTATTATCCTCGTACAGAATACTGAAAGGGGCAGGAAAATCGTGAAATACACTTGAAAACACACAGTAAGAAAGAAACAGTTTAATTCTCTGTAGCAATACTTGTGCAAATATTCTGATCATCTATAATAAAACATCACAAATTAAGTAGTTAGAACTATTGAGAAATTATTTTGCCTACATTCCATTTTGTAGCACCATCTCCAAAGAATCTGTAGACTGTATTTTTGCTTACAAGTTAGTGTGGCTTTTCAGGGGAAGGACAGCTGAAACTCTTATCgtttaatattaaaacatttcttttaaattcatccAAATACGACATATTCAAATTTGTGTTCAAAAGTCAATCTAAATCTTTGGGTAATGTGTAATTGCGAGTGTTTAGTCCTTCTATGCTTGTTAGGTACTTGCTTGTCTTCTTCATAATAAAATCaagtaaaattatattgtttatggATTCCAAATGTCAAGGCAAAAGGAGTCAGAAGTTTGAACAAATGCTTTGCAAACAATGAGAAACGTATCCCAGTTACCGATGATTAATTACAAAAAACACCATTCGTATAAGATTGATAGATAAATATCATCAAACTGAATGTGTATCAAAATCTAACAGAAATAACATTGAAATGCTAAAACGACAAATACGACCGTTTCGCAGGTGCCCGTTTTAATTAACTTTCGGTCTGTCATTACGAACTTCCGGTCAATATTTATGAATGCGGGCAAAAATAGACGCCCGTTTAGCAACTCTGAAGTCATCTGGCAGAACAGAATATTGATTGATCTTTGAAAACATATATAACTGTGAATGCTAGCCCATATAAATAGATCTTGAAATCGCAATTTTCCTTCAGCTGAGGCGCGTAAAAAATGAAAGTCGCATATTGGCAGATTCAAAGTTCCAAGTTTTTATCGCTTAAATTAGATGCCAGGTTCATTGATCAAATTTACAATTAAATAGTAGCATTCTATGAATCAATTAATTGAAAACTGCGATTAAACACCCATACTGCACTATGTAAACAAACAAAGCAATCGGAGATCACTTAGTACTTCttagacattgtcggtttatgtgaagCCTGACTGTGAACATCGAATGCGGGATATGTAGGGACCTTTTCAAAATACGTTAATTAATTGATTTGTTCGTTTTGTTAAGCGCcgttttatgaaaattatgagatgacagtgttgttgtattttcatgGAACGTAAAACGCTAAAACGTAACGTATGGACTATGTTTAAGTTGCTTTAACGCAGTAATAAGTCACACCCATTAACTTTGCATTAACTTTGAATACTGAAGAAAGACTGTCCGGAGATATTTCAGTTGCAGTTTGGTGCAGTTTGGTGATCATCTGAAGTTCACTTTAAGCTAGTGTGTTTTTAAACTAATAGTATCAAAATTGTACGCGTGATCATGATGTATACAACTGGTAGAACTCCCGCAATTTATTTTCAGTGAATAAAATTATGTGCTTAAAGTGCGCAATCCAAAACAAATGATCgtctttttacattattttctcgagaATCTCGTATACATTAAAGTGCTCGTCAATGAGCGGACATATAATCATTCTTTAgagaaatttcaacaaaaagtcCAAACGGTAACTTGAAATTAGTTACAGGAAAAAAAGAGTTTTCTCCCTTGATGAGaaagttatttttataaaatgtaacgGGCAAGTAAATGTTAACTTACAACAAAAGAAACATATGCTGAATACTATGAAAATTATGAACGGTGTACGTGAACTTAAATGTAAAAATCAAAGGATCATAGACTAGAAtcattgaaaaattgtttaacGGCACGACCCGTACCTAGGTTTGctactcattttattaaaaaatgtattaagGGCAATAACCCTGCAAACAATATTTCGAGCGGGTCGTGCGAATGATATGATCAACAAGGTTTCATACTAATCAGTTCCTACTGTCATTGAAATCTGAACTAGAATTTTGAATTAATGAAGCATTGAGAAAACTCTCTTACATGTCTTTTTTTCTTCTACAAATCTACGTACGTTAAAAGGAGGTAATCCAAAAGCAAAACAGTATGTTTTTTCCTAAATCGGAATTTTAAATTCCCAAAATGggttttagaattttttgttccATTCTACATAGTTTTGCTTATTTGCATGTATGTTTTGGTAACATTAAAACAACAggaatactgttgaacaattactgaaaagcaattcatattttacatGCAAAAGTAGCTAAACATATACTTTAATTTGCAAACTTTCTCAATTAAGAGTATTTCAGAGAGCATTTTTTTCCGATTCCACTGGTGTTCGTGTCATTCCAAAAGGGATGACGAAAGTCTAGTCTGTATATTTCAATGAATGAAAAGACCATTAGTCCGTTAAAATCATTCAACGTAAAATCAATAATTTATCAATAATTAGGCCTGCAACTATTATTCCTAAGAAGTTTTAGTCAAATCACACAAATAGTATACTAGGAGAAGTAGTCCcaacaaattttattcaataaattgaATGATGGTCATAATCCTGGAAAAAATATTTCGAGTAGTTTGTACTGGTCAGCGATATACAAAACTTTATCATATCGCTCCCTTAAAGCTTCAATGAATTCTGGGATGAATTACAGAAAGAATCTCTTCATAGACTTTATGCATGATAATCAAAGAATCATTACTCAgtgcaaaattatttaaatataaacccTGTAATACAAGCTCAGCTAGAATCGGTACGGATCATTTCTATGAAACTCTGTAAAATATCCCgagatatgcacaacaaggtTTCATACATATCATTTCTGTTCTGTAAAGTTCCGTTAAAATCCTAGCAGATGATTTTGAGAAGCTCAATCAAGTTATATgtagacggacagacggacggacagatggcgAAAGCAGAAACCAAATGTATCCAATGAAATAGGAATGCATAATTTAAGAAAGTTTTTGTAGATTAACTCTCTGTTTTAAAGAGAACTTATTCTAAATATACTTTGGGGAgctcttaataaaaaaaactctaCTCATGCTTCGttatagacttacaaagtctgttgagatcaaatagtctgtaataatattaatttcctcacactgacactaaattattttctcagaaaaacattttctctctaagctcatctcaacagacttataaaaacGATTATATAACATCATGAAGAGCCATTAGTAGCACCTGTCAATAGCCACCACAAACTGACcggcaacaagattaattgaataaactatttcaaatgacctgtaccagatgtttgatttttctctagaaTTGAAAGAAAGCCAAGCCTTTTTCATGCAGAACTGAAGTAATTGGTTAGgcatttatagttgctgaataGCTGCTGCAGAACTTTTTTAACATTCACATCtttcgaaatgttttttttttttattgtttacattattgtagAAAATATGACATGAGTCAGgagtttatgttttcaatataatattattaaaattgctTTAGAAATCGCTAGTTTGGCTTTAAGAAAtcattacaaatgaaaattactttttcaaaaaatgaaaattgatgcATCATAACAATCAAGGCTGCCATTAACAAATTCTGCCTGTAACAGTTAATAAAAATTATCAACGtctcataataaattattatggacttttaaaactacttaaagtTTAAACTGCGCATAATACTACTTACGATTTACTAATTCGATTtacaaaagaacatttttttgtaGGCAGACGTTCTGcgcaatttaaaaatttaaataactatTATGGCATAACCATTTCTGTGGTCAGTTAAAACAAGGACATGGAAATACAAGTagtatgaaattttacctgaaacGGTGTATGTCATAATTATAATGGTGACATTTAATGCAGAGGAAGATCCTATGTTCACTTCCAGGCAATGTATCCGACATGGGTAGACATCAGTCTATAACCTACATTTCCCATTCTATTAAAACATATGTCCACAGGCCCATTACAAAATCCCCTTTTCCTCTTTCTGTGACCCCTGCACCCACCcatttactgtggcttatctcaacaggAATTCAACATTTAATTGGTGCACTTTTGTATGTTATTTGATTGGGGATAAATAACATACTATTGTACATTACATTTTCATCTGTCTGTCaagtgttataacatattttcatgaaatttccttaaaaccatgtgtattaaaatataaatagttCCTGCATGAATTATTTTGACcgcttaattttcatttatttctgtcaacagttgaacttaatttcataaaaatactacTTATCAAATACTGCAGACGTGATTATTTTTGCacccatttttttttaccaaatcgcgAATCCAGTTAAAATGTTCGCGTAACACATCTCGGTTTATATTAGGAAAAGTAACCATCATAAGGAATTTCATTCTTTGTGTATGTGAACATTTTAGCATGTTAACCAGACCGGTAGtaccattt
The Mercenaria mercenaria strain notata chromosome 10, MADL_Memer_1, whole genome shotgun sequence genome window above contains:
- the LOC123560957 gene encoding uncharacterized protein LOC123560957, with the translated sequence MAKCVLEGCGATRRNGISLHLFPKVPDLRTKWLNFIGRSEVAKSARMCEIHFDEKQFERSPALLKSVGQTSCLVRLRKEAIPSLVTSVSEAKRKVQLQTVPHDSAPEVKKRKSLEEEAGGTAQSPEPQEQPPSPASVMNAEESDVTQMMMCHILMKHNLDKDLL